The nucleotide sequence gaacaggcctaatacaaattgcgtggaatttagcgagatatgcacactacatttgcagggatatttgaagagttggggtagctggtgaaatcgctgcaggtcaaagcatcgaggtactatatacggagttggagaggaggaaagagtggcagggcaggcgaaatgaaggtcggacggccgcccttgtaaaacagcgaagctagggcactggatggcatccGCCATATGTATATTGTGTAGAgaattcacaaagtacaggcagtgataagatcgcatcttctcaactataaacactagtaaaagtataggtcatataataaacgctatggtgttcgatcgggacgaaaacCTTTGTCtgtagtaatattactgtcattcgttttacttgattgccgacattcacaacatatccagacatcatgtaatggttcaataattcaattttaagtacagtattttatgctggcattttgtctcgacactcgtttcacttgattaccgacattcccagattatctctacacattgttggaggcgctcaatgaaatcagtttaaaaatgcagtatttttatgctggtactttgtctagacactcgttttacttgattaccgacattcccagattatctctacacattgttggaggcgctcaatgaaatcagtttaaaaatgcagtatttttatgctggtactttgtctagacactcgacgttgtacttgattgccgacattcacaacatatccagacatcatgtaatgttcaataattcaattttaagtagagtattttatgctggcattttgtctagacactcgttttacttgattaccgacattcccagattatctctacacattgttggaggcgctcaatgaaatcagtttaaaaatgcagtatttttatgctggtactttgtctagacactcgacgttgtacttgatttccgacattcacagcgtatatgcatagcctataagtataacattataactttttaaaagttgtttaccgtgcagcctcctatttgtatgagttgtactaacgcacatgttatctgataggctggctgtgggagatacggtagcttataaaacaaggtttccacaagtttgcgtttggtgactccaaatggacttggacctccaagacccctattgtttttggtgcaggtgtgtatagccacgtacaatagactgacctgtgtttatttaatgtatcaaaatggtggttcgggccatttctatagtaacagctagttctgcttatactaacacctttctagtgtactgaagtcatcgaaacctcaatgcattttgcattctggtttacattacgcggttgagcaattttgaatagcgccgatagcaacaacgtaagtttagaacAATCAGAACAATTGGACTAgtttacaattttgaaaactttttctAGGACATTGAAAGCAGCTCATTCAAAATTTAGATACCGTTTTATTCATACAAAAATGTGGTATCACCTTGAGTAGTTAAGTTTTACTTAATGAAAAGTGAAGTAAAAGTTACCAAAGTTTGAGTTTTAAGTTGGTATTTAAACTGTGTGTACTATAAAACTATAAAAGGTTTCTGGGACGACAAATGTAAAAGTTGAATCGAAAATCTTAAAATACTCTCCTATGAATCTACATcgagatgattgccatagtgtTGTGATCAATTACAATGTTATATAGAGTAACACTCTGCTGGATTAGCAAATGGTCGAACAAAAAAGGTGACTTAGgatattttttgtcttctttccaTTAGTTGCACCAATAATGTGTAACAAATCATACGGTTGAGTGTTCGCAAAGTTTGAATGCTGATAACTGGATACAACACTGATTGTTAAAAAGAAGTGGtgtttctgttattattttaaaaatactttatatattttcatggcTATTTCTGAGAGCCTTGTGAAATCAAAGGAatggttttgatattttgatgcAATGAACTAATCAGCTATTACACGCATTTAGTTTGTCATTTTTGTTATGTTCcagaaataattatttcttgttttatgttttccaTATGTTCAAAATAAAGGAAACCTGTAAACAACGTATATATTTTGTCGTTATAACTTAAACGCTTAGTTCAATAACGTGAGTAGACAGGGATTACTTGCGGTCTTGACAAGTGTTTGCTATCGCAACTACTCACCATTGAGTGCATCATATTAGAACCGGTCTCTGCATagacaccaaaaaaaaaaaaggcaaaaacaaaaactgaagAGGGATGCATTAACGACACTTAAATGCTCAATTAACTTCAACAAGTCTTTTTCAGTTATACCATTGCTTCTTATTTCCTTGTTAAGGATACACATACATAGTTCTACAGTGCGTAGTACACGGTATAGCTATGCGTATATAACAATAGTCTAGCAACGACAACTATAAGATTGTTTCAAGGCTGAGGtatatgcaaatttgaaataCCACACTGCTTAACCTATGGCCTATATATTCAATtacttttgtttgattttaacaCGCATCAATTTACATCACCGCATGCTTCAAATTGAAACTTAACCTCTACTGGAATGTATATAAAAGCGGTGTTTCTAAAATGTGAGTATTAGTTTAAGTTGAACTGAGATTCAAGTATAGTGTTTCGTCGACCAACCAACATACCGACCAAAGACAATGCTTTACCTTTCTACTCTGCGTATTGGTCTGCTTTCTGTTGTGCTTTCAACAGTTTTTGCAGGAGGTAAGTATCCAGTTCTGTTCTTTAGAAAAAATGCTTGAAGTTTTAATAAAAATCTCGACACATTTCGGCTTGATACTAATTTCGATCAACAATTAGTCTGAAAGAGAATCCGAACGTATCAGTTTTTTTGTCCAGAAATTACTTAATCAATCActttgatatttaaatatataggcctagttaaGATTCTACTTGATCAAGTTAATATCTCGAAATGTATTACATCGGAAATTATACCAAATGTCTAAGCATTCGGTGAATTGGAAATTAACGTCTCACACGATTACTTcatgcgattttttttttgataagcTTCTGTTTATGAGTGGTAAATCTTCTCACTTGAACTGTAATGATGGGAAAAGTGAAATCATGGCTAATAAAGCAATGAAACTATCGAAAGAAATACGTTAATCACTATCGaataatatcatttttacaGATTGTAATGAATATTGTGGGAAACCGGCTCCGGAAGGGTCATGTTGCGAACGGTTCGGTCTGAATGTTAACCGTGATTCCGATGTAGTCATCACCGCCTCAACCTCATACGGCAGTGGATACGGCCCAGAGAGAGCCGCTCTCTTTGAAGCTGAGGTTGGGGGAATTGCTGGTTGGGCAGCCGCCAGTGACGACGcgtaagaaaatgaaattaacaacATAATTATGTCAATACTATATAATGAACAtacagtaaattatattttctaACTGCTACTATATTATACATATCGTACAAAGGTAATGATTTTTCATTGTTGCTTAGACAACATGctaacatttaattttgtaataGGATATAAGGATGGATTACAATACGCATCGTTGAGGTTCAAGTGTTTAGGTGGATTAAATAGTCAGAACAATtgtgatatcattaaaacaaagcaTGTTTATTGAAGATATGGACTGGTCTGTACAAAAGTTAAGATCGAAACTGTGGCATAGCAAACACATTATGTTTTCAAGCCAAAACCGTAGTatgtaaaaataaatcattatgGACTCGCAATAAATCATTCTTATTATCTTAggataaatgtaaatatatcaaaatcgGTATGCACTCATGAATCTATCTTAATGTTAaagtaaatttgtaaatatcatcACGGACTCATTACTCAAGAATCTATCTTaggttaaatttaaatatatgaaaatccATATCTATATTATGACAAAAATggttcaatattattattatgatttttttctgttgCTATAGCTAAATAATTCTAAAATGTTGTCGCCTAATGCTTCCCGTAAGAAAAAATGTACCGTAAGAAAGTATGTTCTTATGGTCGGTTCTCATCTGTTTCGCAGTAAGCAATGGATTCAAGTAGATTTTGGCTCCCCTCGCCAAGTGACAGGTGTCCTCTTGCAAGGGCGCGGTGCCGGATGTTGCAACCAGTGGGTTACGTCATTCCGAATTCTCTTTTCCAATGACGGGGAGATTTTCTATAGTACACCGGTAAGCAATAACAGATACCCGTATTTCTTACGTTCTTATCATGTGTTCCCtactcctctcccccccccccccccactttcactcatcttctcacagctcccttccctctttttttctccacacctttttgtctttgtccctctccaatTTATTCCCTACCTTGTGCCTTTAATCTTagctttgtccctccactgtttatctcctacatctcctcttcccctgttgctttcttctcaccatccctggtctacttataatcccctttcatttatctcattgtgttcaccgtgctcattaacctgtctgtattctgtgcgtgtctTT is from Apostichopus japonicus isolate 1M-3 chromosome 16, ASM3797524v1, whole genome shotgun sequence and encodes:
- the LOC139982010 gene encoding lactadherin-like; the protein is MLYLSTLRIGLLSVVLSTVFAGDCNEYCGKPAPEGSCCERFGLNVNRDSDVVITASTSYGSGYGPERAALFEAEVGGIAGWAAASDDAKQWIQVDFGSPRQVTGVLLQGRGAGCCNQWVTSFRILFSNDGEIFYSTPTIEGTFDRHTVARRYLDRPIVARYVRLNPITYFGHITLRFDLLGCEAGIFG